GGCGGCAACGCGCTGATCCGCGAGGGGCAGAAGGGCACCATCCCCGAGCAGTTCGAGAACGCGCGCGCGACGGCCGCCCACGTGGGCGCGCTCGTGTCCGACGGCTGGCGCGTCGTCCTGACCCACGGCAACGGCCCCCAGGTGGGCTTCATCCTCCGCCGCTCCGAGATCGTCGCCGAGACCGATTTCACCCCGCGGCTCACCCTCGACGTGTGCGTGGCCGATTCCGAGGGCGGCATCGGCTACCTCCTCGCCAACTCCCTCGTGAGCGAGCTGGGGCGGCGCGGCATGGCCGACCGCGTCGTGTGCGTCCTGACCCAGACCGTCGTGGATCCCAAGGACCCCGCCTTCCAGCACCCGTCCAAACCCATCGGCAGGGGCTACTCCACCGAGGAGGCGCAGCGGCACAGGACGCGCGACGGCTGGGTCATGGCCGAGGACGCCGGGCGCGGCTACCGCCGGCTCGTCCCCTCGCCGCGCCCCGTGCGCATCGTGGAGGCCGAGGCCATCAGGGCGCTCCTCCACGCGGGCTTCGTCGTCATCGCCTGCGGCGGCGGCGGCATCCCGGTCGTCGAAGAGGCGCCCGGCGTCTACCGCGGCGTCGAGGCCGTGGTGGACAAGGATTTCGCCTCCGGCTTCCTCGCCGCACGTCTAGGCGTGCCCGTATTCCTCGTCTCGACGGGCGTCGAGAAGGTCGCGATCCGGTTCCGCCAGCCCGACCAGCGCTTCCTCGACCGGATGACGCTCGGAGAGGCGCGGGGCTACCTCGAGGCGGGCGAGTTCCCGGAGGGCAGCATGGGGCCGAAGGTCCGCGCGGCCGTGGAGTTCATCGAGCGGGGAGGAACACGCGCCATCATCACCTCGCCCGACCATCTCGAGGACGCGCTTGCCGGGCGGACCGGCACGCACGTGGTCGCGGGATGATGTCGGTCAAGCTCGCGGTCAACGGCACGCTGATGCGGGGGCTCGAGCTCAATCGCAACCTGATCGACGCGGGCGCGACCTTCGTGCGGGAGGCGGCGACC
This genomic stretch from Candidatus Rokuibacteriota bacterium harbors:
- a CDS encoding carbamate kinase gives rise to the protein MTLPAHTAVIAVGGNALIREGQKGTIPEQFENARATAAHVGALVSDGWRVVLTHGNGPQVGFILRRSEIVAETDFTPRLTLDVCVADSEGGIGYLLANSLVSELGRRGMADRVVCVLTQTVVDPKDPAFQHPSKPIGRGYSTEEAQRHRTRDGWVMAEDAGRGYRRLVPSPRPVRIVEAEAIRALLHAGFVVIACGGGGIPVVEEAPGVYRGVEAVVDKDFASGFLAARLGVPVFLVSTGVEKVAIRFRQPDQRFLDRMTLGEARGYLEAGEFPEGSMGPKVRAAVEFIERGGTRAIITSPDHLEDALAGRTGTHVVAG